The following proteins are encoded in a genomic region of Fundidesulfovibrio magnetotacticus:
- the rsfS gene encoding ribosome silencing factor, translating into MTIKKKAPGIPTVDKVRLVAEWLLEKKAADLVAFDVSRLCTVTEAMIVATAANVRQAQALADHVLARCGEEQVPFLGMDGFKTGQWILVDLNDVLVHIFQEDARQFYNIEGLWAEGAPIALPDAAKVPAGTPL; encoded by the coding sequence ATGACCATCAAGAAAAAAGCCCCCGGCATCCCTACTGTCGACAAGGTCCGCCTCGTGGCCGAATGGCTCCTGGAAAAAAAGGCCGCCGACCTCGTGGCCTTCGACGTCTCCAGGCTGTGCACCGTCACCGAGGCCATGATCGTGGCCACCGCCGCCAACGTCCGCCAGGCCCAGGCCCTGGCCGACCACGTCCTCGCCCGCTGCGGCGAGGAGCAGGTCCCCTTCCTGGGCATGGACGGCTTCAAGACCGGCCAGTGGATCCTCGTTGATCTGAACGACGTGCTTGTGCACATCTTCCAGGAAGACGCTCGCCAGTTCTACAACATCGAAGGCCTCTGGGCCGAGGGCGCGCCCATCGCGTTGCCCGATGCCGCCAAGGTCCCCGCCGGAACGCCGCTATGA
- the gpmI gene encoding 2,3-bisphosphoglycerate-independent phosphoglycerate mutase has product MNPGPTLLLILDGWGLAPAGPGNAVTLAHPACLEGLAASRPTARLKCSGRSVGLPDGFMGNSEVGHMNIGAGRVVYQDMTRIDVAIEEGALRANPVLKDLASAVKASGGSLQLMGLVSDGGVHSHLKHLEALLETFQALGVSKVYVHCFLDGRDTPPSSGAGYVQALTKAMERIGCGAVASVTGRFYAMDRDKRWERVAEAYAALTSGQGILAADPVEAVRQAYAEGQTDEFVKPRLMAGPDGRPQGLIGDGDAVFFFNFRADRAREITRAFTDPAFDAFPRAKVPQLAGFATMTEYDASFGLPCAFGPEEITQTLGQVFSEAGMKQLRIAETEKYAHVTYFLNGGREEPFPGEERLLVPSPREVATYDLKPRMSAPEVTDALVAALDKGYGLVVCNLANLDMVGHTGVLEAAVEACRTVDGCVERILAAVLARGGRALVTADHGNAEEMIDASGGPMTAHTLNEVPVILVDPSRPGAKLADGRLADVAPTILEMAGLPKPAAMTGTSLLRG; this is encoded by the coding sequence ATGAATCCCGGCCCCACCCTGTTGCTCATCCTGGACGGCTGGGGCCTGGCCCCAGCCGGGCCAGGCAACGCCGTGACCCTGGCCCACCCCGCCTGTCTGGAGGGCCTCGCCGCCAGCCGCCCCACGGCGCGCCTGAAGTGCTCGGGCCGCTCCGTGGGCCTGCCCGACGGCTTCATGGGCAACTCCGAGGTGGGGCACATGAACATCGGCGCGGGCCGCGTGGTGTATCAGGACATGACCCGCATCGACGTGGCCATCGAGGAGGGCGCCCTGCGCGCCAACCCCGTGCTCAAGGATCTGGCCTCGGCCGTGAAGGCCTCAGGCGGGAGCCTGCAGCTGATGGGGCTGGTCTCGGACGGGGGCGTGCACAGCCACCTGAAGCATCTTGAAGCGTTACTAGAAACGTTTCAAGCTCTAGGTGTTTCAAAGGTTTACGTGCACTGCTTCCTGGACGGACGCGATACGCCGCCCAGTTCCGGGGCGGGCTACGTGCAGGCGCTGACCAAAGCCATGGAGCGTATCGGCTGCGGGGCCGTGGCCTCCGTGACCGGGCGCTTCTACGCCATGGACCGCGACAAGCGCTGGGAACGTGTGGCCGAGGCCTACGCCGCGCTCACCTCCGGGCAGGGCATCCTGGCCGCCGACCCCGTGGAGGCCGTGCGCCAGGCCTACGCCGAGGGCCAGACCGATGAGTTCGTCAAACCCCGGCTCATGGCCGGTCCTGACGGCAGGCCCCAGGGGCTGATCGGCGACGGCGACGCGGTGTTCTTTTTCAACTTCCGGGCCGACCGCGCCCGGGAGATCACCCGGGCCTTCACCGACCCGGCCTTCGACGCCTTCCCCCGCGCCAAGGTTCCTCAGCTGGCCGGGTTCGCCACCATGACCGAATACGACGCCTCCTTCGGCCTGCCCTGCGCCTTCGGCCCCGAGGAGATCACCCAGACCCTGGGTCAGGTCTTCTCCGAGGCGGGCATGAAGCAGTTGCGCATCGCCGAGACCGAAAAATACGCCCACGTCACCTACTTCCTCAACGGAGGCCGCGAGGAGCCCTTCCCCGGCGAAGAGCGCCTCCTCGTGCCCTCGCCCCGCGAGGTGGCCACCTACGACCTCAAGCCCCGCATGAGCGCCCCGGAGGTGACCGACGCCCTCGTCGCCGCCCTGGACAAGGGCTACGGGCTGGTGGTGTGCAACCTGGCCAACCTGGACATGGTGGGCCACACCGGGGTGTTGGAGGCGGCCGTGGAGGCCTGTCGCACGGTGGACGGCTGCGTGGAGCGCATCCTGGCGGCCGTGCTGGCGCGCGGAGGCCGCGCCCTGGTCACGGCGGACCACGGCAACGCCGAGGAGATGATCGACGCCTCGGGCGGCCCCATGACAGCCCACACCCTCAACGAGGTCCCGGTGATCCTGGTGGATCCGTCCCGTCCAGGAGCCAAGCTGGCCGACGGCCGCCTGGCCGACGTGGCCCCCACCATCCTGGAAATGGCCGGGCTCCCCAAACCCGCCGCCATGACCGGCACGTCGCTTCTGAGAGGCTAG
- a CDS encoding alpha/beta hydrolase family protein produces the protein MTGRSALLPTLLLLWLLACGTARAHGVGLRILSCPATDGQPMQAAVFYLAQAPADGFTSFGPVRAAAVREAPPLPGRRPLVGLSHGNAGSMLSHHDTASALARAGFLVVCPMHPGDNFRDQSRLGSPALFLNRPGEVSAALDAVMRDPLFASLADPERLGAAGFSMGGYDVLVLAGARPDFQLADAYCERPGALGFCANRRAIAATELPPGGLADPRLRAVAAMAPMDAFFSGRSLSTLGCPVLLFAAERDEAVRPAGELERLLPSFPPGTRLHAVAGAGHFVFLAPCGPEQAKAVPRLCQDPEGVDRQAVHEALHAELIDFFTRHLGAPEPTP, from the coding sequence ATGACCGGCCGGAGCGCGTTGCTCCCGACGCTGCTGCTCCTGTGGCTGCTGGCGTGCGGCACGGCCCGGGCGCACGGCGTGGGGTTGCGCATCCTGAGCTGCCCGGCTACCGACGGCCAGCCCATGCAGGCGGCGGTGTTCTACCTGGCGCAGGCCCCTGCCGACGGCTTCACCTCCTTCGGCCCAGTGCGGGCGGCGGCCGTGCGCGAGGCCCCGCCCCTGCCGGGACGCAGGCCCCTTGTCGGCCTTTCCCACGGCAACGCCGGGAGCATGCTCTCCCACCACGACACGGCCTCTGCCCTTGCCCGGGCGGGCTTTCTGGTGGTGTGCCCCATGCACCCGGGCGACAACTTCCGCGACCAGTCCCGCCTGGGCAGCCCGGCGCTTTTCCTGAACCGGCCCGGCGAGGTCTCGGCCGCCCTGGACGCCGTGATGCGCGATCCGCTTTTCGCGTCCCTGGCGGACCCGGAGCGCCTGGGCGCGGCGGGCTTCTCCATGGGCGGCTACGACGTGCTCGTGCTGGCCGGGGCCAGGCCAGACTTCCAACTGGCGGACGCCTACTGCGAGCGACCCGGGGCCCTGGGCTTCTGCGCCAACCGCCGGGCCATCGCGGCCACGGAGCTGCCTCCGGGAGGACTGGCGGATCCGCGACTCCGCGCCGTGGCGGCCATGGCCCCCATGGACGCCTTCTTCTCCGGCCGCTCCCTGTCCACGCTGGGCTGCCCGGTGCTGCTCTTCGCCGCCGAAAGGGACGAGGCCGTGCGTCCCGCCGGGGAGTTGGAACGGCTGCTGCCTTCGTTCCCCCCGGGCACGCGGCTGCACGCCGTGGCCGGGGCCGGGCACTTCGTCTTCCTGGCCCCCTGCGGCCCCGAGCAGGCCAAGGCCGTTCCCCGTCTCTGCCAGGACCCCGAGGGAGTGGACCGCCAGGCCGTGCACGAGGCCCTCCACGCGGAACTCATCGATTTCTTCACCCGCCACCTGGGCGCGCCCGAGCCGACGCCCTAG
- a CDS encoding DUF2461 domain-containing protein, with protein sequence MSERFTGFPPEGLAFLAELARLQGEHDFAGARELYQRDKALYERSLRAPLGALAGAVSARVRELGLPLQGDARTALFRINRDVRFSPDKSPYKTHAGAVITRSGSRKEQGLFYIHIAPDGCFAAAGFYQPAPAQLAALREAMRSKTAGFPGVLAALAAHGLHLDERESLKRLPRGFEDVADPELARAVKLKHLTVSWPLDFALTRSPELPELLADYALQAAPLLRFGWAALDAMEAAEIPR encoded by the coding sequence ATGAGCGAGCGATTCACCGGCTTCCCCCCCGAGGGACTGGCTTTTCTGGCAGAACTGGCCCGGCTGCAGGGCGAGCACGATTTCGCCGGGGCGCGCGAACTCTACCAGCGCGACAAGGCACTCTACGAACGCTCCCTGCGCGCCCCCCTTGGCGCGCTGGCCGGAGCCGTCTCCGCCCGCGTCCGGGAGTTGGGCCTGCCCCTGCAGGGCGACGCACGCACCGCGCTCTTCCGCATCAACCGCGACGTGCGCTTCTCCCCGGACAAAAGCCCCTACAAGACCCACGCCGGGGCCGTGATCACGCGCTCCGGCTCCCGCAAGGAGCAGGGGCTCTTCTACATCCACATCGCCCCGGACGGCTGTTTTGCCGCCGCCGGATTCTACCAGCCCGCTCCCGCCCAGCTGGCCGCCCTGCGCGAGGCCATGCGCTCGAAAACAGCGGGATTCCCCGGCGTGCTGGCCGCCCTGGCCGCCCACGGCCTGCACCTGGACGAGCGCGAGAGCCTCAAGCGCCTGCCGCGGGGTTTCGAGGACGTCGCGGACCCGGAGCTGGCCCGCGCCGTGAAGCTCAAGCACCTCACCGTGTCCTGGCCCCTGGATTTCGCCCTGACGCGCTCTCCGGAGCTTCCGGAGCTGCTGGCGGACTACGCCCTCCAGGCGGCCCCCCTGCTCCGCTTCGGCTGGGCGGCCCTGGACGCCATGGAAGCCGCCGAGATTCCCCGATGA
- a CDS encoding DedA family protein, producing MSLSPSQLLAQYGYLAVFLGSVVEGESILLLAGFAAHQGYLDFWAVAALACLGGSLGDQAFFLLGRRYGQAMLDRFPRLKVHAATVDRLVARYRAGVIVMVRFLYGLRVAGPVALGMGDTPLGTFAAFNLLGAAVWALLVSGAGYVFGHALNLILEDARRWEEAALVLLALFAVGLWFGRRGFMRRRDILLGCADPEESGKKRPDGCIRGPSG from the coding sequence TTGAGCCTTTCCCCCTCGCAACTGCTTGCGCAATACGGCTACCTGGCGGTGTTCCTGGGCAGCGTCGTGGAAGGCGAATCCATCCTCCTGCTGGCAGGCTTCGCCGCGCACCAGGGCTACCTGGACTTCTGGGCCGTGGCCGCCCTGGCCTGCCTGGGCGGCTCCCTGGGCGATCAGGCCTTCTTTCTTCTGGGCAGACGCTACGGGCAGGCCATGCTGGATCGGTTTCCCAGGCTCAAGGTCCACGCCGCCACGGTGGACCGCCTCGTGGCGCGCTACCGCGCCGGGGTGATCGTGATGGTGCGCTTCCTCTACGGCCTGCGCGTGGCCGGCCCGGTGGCCCTGGGCATGGGCGACACGCCGTTGGGCACGTTCGCGGCTTTCAACCTGCTGGGAGCGGCCGTCTGGGCGCTGCTCGTGTCCGGGGCGGGCTACGTGTTCGGGCACGCCCTGAACCTGATCCTGGAGGATGCCCGGCGCTGGGAGGAGGCGGCCCTTGTCCTGCTGGCCCTGTTCGCCGTGGGCCTCTGGTTCGGGCGGCGCGGGTTCATGCGCCGAAGGGACATACTCCTGGGCTGCGCTGACCCGGAGGAGAGCGGCAAAAAGCGTCCTGACGGTTGCATTCGCGGACCAAGCGGTTAG
- a CDS encoding FAD-binding and (Fe-S)-binding domain-containing protein, with translation MSQPSAAQSLPEAHGLYLESIRSFVPEERIVVNPFSNLAYGDDASFYRLTPKIVVKARSTEEVAGLLRAASACKVPVTFRTAGTSLSGQAVTDSVLIYLAGAWKGLQIRDDASHIRLEPGVIGAEANLKLAPFNRKIGPDPASINAAMIGGIAANNASGMCCGTSENSYKTVEAMKLLFVDGSFLDTADKASRSAFTASHPTLIRELEAIRDEIAADPELAERIRRKFKIKNTTGYGINSFVDFTDPIDILLHLMVGSEGTLAFIAEVTYRTVEEHPHKASAMVYCATMADACNATISLKKGPVSAVELMDRASLRSVEDKPGMPAFLKALPEEAAAILVETRAPDKAALLAQIEAVHGLLGVVTPLHPVTFMDKPDDFNRLWNIRKGLFPAVGAVRGAGTTVVIEDVVFPIEKLAVGAVELQGLMRRHGFPEGIIFGHALEGNLHFVFCPDFGSPVMVKAYQALMDEVAEMVVRRYDGSLKGEHGTGRNMAPFVEMEWGRQAYALMVRLKKAFDPESLLNPGVIINDNPRVHLENLKPMPPVDPIVDRCIECGFCEPVCPSRTLSSTPRQRIALQRHLSKLRRARDEEGAKSFEAHYAWFGEQTCAADGLCATVCPVSIDTGKFTKELRGRQAGPKARKMAAWLAGRYGAALRVVGLGLSGAHLAHRVLGGWLMEQLAVSLRELSGGRIPLWNRWMPRGLAPARREAVTRGKGLQVVYYPCCVTRTMGPALNDTDQRELHEAMLSLLRKGGYDVIYPEGLDDLCCGLTFESKGFKEQAAAKAEELAKALRRASRDGEIPILFDTSPCLYAMRARQFDGLTLMEPVEFIHDRLLDKLHITPQGGTVAVHVTCSSVKMGLSAKFRAVAQACSERVVIPQGIYCCGFAGDRGFNHPELNEAALADLPGQIPPDAMGGYSNSRTCEIGLSRAAGMSYQSIVYLVDRCSVAR, from the coding sequence ATGTCCCAGCCGTCCGCCGCACAAAGCCTGCCCGAGGCCCACGGGCTCTACCTCGAGAGCATCCGCTCCTTCGTTCCGGAGGAGCGCATCGTGGTCAATCCGTTCTCCAACCTGGCCTACGGCGACGACGCCAGCTTCTACCGCCTCACGCCCAAGATCGTGGTGAAGGCGCGCTCCACGGAAGAGGTCGCAGGGCTTTTGCGCGCCGCCAGCGCGTGCAAGGTTCCCGTGACCTTCCGCACGGCGGGCACCAGCCTCTCGGGCCAGGCGGTCACGGACTCGGTGCTCATCTACCTGGCCGGGGCCTGGAAGGGCCTGCAAATCCGCGACGACGCCTCGCACATCCGGCTTGAGCCCGGGGTCATCGGGGCCGAGGCCAACCTGAAGCTGGCCCCTTTCAACAGGAAGATCGGCCCGGACCCGGCCTCCATCAACGCGGCCATGATCGGCGGCATCGCGGCCAACAACGCCTCGGGCATGTGCTGCGGCACCTCCGAGAACAGCTACAAGACCGTGGAAGCCATGAAGCTCCTCTTCGTGGACGGCTCCTTCCTGGACACAGCGGACAAGGCCTCGCGCAGCGCCTTCACGGCCTCGCACCCGACGCTTATTCGCGAGCTGGAAGCCATCCGCGACGAGATCGCGGCCGACCCCGAACTGGCGGAGCGCATCCGCCGCAAGTTCAAGATCAAGAACACCACCGGCTACGGCATCAATTCCTTCGTGGACTTCACCGACCCCATCGACATCCTCCTGCATCTCATGGTGGGCTCGGAAGGCACCCTGGCCTTCATCGCCGAGGTGACCTACCGCACCGTGGAGGAGCATCCCCACAAGGCCTCGGCCATGGTCTACTGCGCCACCATGGCCGACGCCTGCAACGCCACCATCAGCCTCAAGAAAGGCCCTGTCTCGGCCGTGGAACTCATGGACCGCGCTTCCCTGCGCTCCGTGGAGGACAAGCCCGGCATGCCCGCCTTCCTCAAGGCCCTGCCCGAGGAGGCGGCCGCCATCCTCGTGGAGACCCGCGCCCCGGACAAGGCCGCGCTCCTGGCCCAGATCGAGGCCGTGCACGGCCTGCTGGGCGTGGTGACGCCCCTGCATCCCGTGACCTTCATGGACAAGCCCGACGACTTCAACCGCCTCTGGAACATCCGCAAGGGCCTCTTCCCGGCCGTTGGCGCGGTGCGGGGGGCGGGCACCACCGTGGTCATCGAGGACGTGGTGTTCCCCATCGAGAAGCTGGCCGTGGGCGCGGTGGAGCTGCAGGGGCTCATGCGCCGCCACGGCTTCCCCGAGGGCATCATTTTCGGCCACGCCCTGGAGGGCAACCTGCACTTCGTCTTCTGTCCCGATTTCGGCTCCCCCGTGATGGTCAAGGCCTACCAGGCCCTCATGGACGAGGTGGCGGAGATGGTGGTGCGCCGCTACGACGGCTCCCTCAAGGGCGAGCACGGCACGGGGCGCAACATGGCCCCCTTCGTGGAGATGGAGTGGGGCAGGCAGGCCTACGCGCTCATGGTGCGCCTCAAAAAGGCCTTCGATCCGGAGAGCCTGCTGAACCCCGGGGTGATCATCAACGACAACCCCAGGGTCCACCTGGAGAACCTCAAGCCCATGCCCCCCGTGGACCCCATCGTGGACCGCTGCATCGAGTGCGGCTTCTGCGAGCCGGTGTGCCCCTCGCGCACCCTGTCCTCCACGCCGCGCCAGCGCATCGCCCTGCAGCGCCACCTCTCCAAGCTGCGCCGCGCCCGGGACGAGGAAGGCGCCAAAAGCTTCGAGGCCCATTACGCCTGGTTCGGGGAGCAGACCTGCGCCGCCGACGGCCTGTGCGCCACGGTGTGCCCCGTGTCCATCGACACGGGCAAGTTCACCAAGGAGCTGCGCGGCAGGCAGGCCGGACCCAAGGCCAGGAAGATGGCCGCCTGGCTCGCCGGACGCTACGGCGCGGCCCTGCGCGTCGTGGGCCTGGGGCTTTCCGGGGCGCACCTGGCGCACCGGGTCCTGGGCGGCTGGCTCATGGAGCAACTGGCCGTGTCCCTGCGGGAGCTCTCCGGCGGGCGCATCCCCTTGTGGAACCGCTGGATGCCCCGTGGCCTGGCCCCTGCGCGGCGCGAGGCCGTCACGCGCGGCAAGGGCCTCCAGGTGGTCTACTACCCCTGCTGCGTCACGCGGACCATGGGACCGGCCCTGAACGACACGGACCAGCGCGAACTCCACGAGGCCATGCTCTCGCTGCTCAGGAAGGGCGGCTACGACGTGATCTACCCCGAGGGCCTGGACGACCTCTGCTGCGGGCTCACTTTCGAGTCCAAGGGTTTCAAGGAGCAGGCGGCGGCCAAGGCCGAGGAGCTGGCCAAGGCCCTGCGCCGCGCAAGCCGCGACGGGGAGATTCCGATCCTTTTCGACACAAGCCCCTGCCTCTACGCCATGCGCGCGCGGCAGTTCGACGGGCTCACGCTCATGGAGCCCGTGGAGTTCATCCACGACCGCCTGCTGGACAAGCTGCACATCACCCCGCAGGGGGGCACGGTGGCCGTGCACGTGACCTGCAGCTCCGTGAAGATGGGGCTCTCGGCCAAGTTCAGGGCCGTGGCCCAGGCCTGCTCCGAGCGGGTGGTGATCCCCCAGGGAATCTACTGCTGCGGCTTCGCGGGCGACAGGGGCTTCAACCACCCCGAACTCAACGAGGCGGCCCTGGCCGACCTGCCGGGGCAGATTCCGCCCGACGCCATGGGGGGCTACTCCAACAGCCGCACCTGCGAGATCGGGCTCTCGCGCGCGGCCGGGATGTCGTACCAGTCCATCGTCTACCTGGTGGACCGCTGCTCCGTGGCGCGCTGA
- the folK gene encoding 2-amino-4-hydroxy-6-hydroxymethyldihydropteridine diphosphokinase encodes MPHKPDRSPREQAALVGLGANLGAPCSMLERAARGLDGLLHGVRLVAVSRVWHSAPHQPEPLGLPLPECLRPRLPRPLDAGAWYANSVARLACRSDVTPEALFEALSDLEAALGRDRTLERRWGPRFIDIDLLTFGGVTLRTPRLVLPHPRIAARPFVHLPLAEVALEAPEARFSSGRSFPARTTVLF; translated from the coding sequence GTGCCCCACAAGCCGGACCGGAGCCCCCGGGAGCAAGCGGCCCTGGTTGGCCTGGGCGCGAACCTGGGCGCTCCCTGCAGCATGCTGGAACGCGCGGCGCGCGGCCTGGACGGGCTTCTGCACGGGGTGCGTCTGGTGGCCGTCTCGCGGGTGTGGCACAGCGCGCCGCACCAGCCCGAGCCCCTGGGGTTGCCGCTGCCGGAGTGCCTGCGTCCGCGCCTTCCCAGGCCCCTGGACGCGGGCGCCTGGTACGCCAACAGCGTTGCCCGCCTGGCCTGCCGCTCAGACGTGACGCCCGAGGCGCTCTTCGAGGCCCTATCGGACCTGGAGGCAGCCCTCGGGAGGGACCGCACGCTGGAGCGCCGCTGGGGGCCGCGTTTCATCGATATCGACCTGCTTACGTTCGGAGGGGTCACCCTCCGCACGCCGCGTCTGGTGCTGCCGCACCCGCGCATCGCGGCGAGGCCTTTCGTCCACCTCCCGCTGGCCGAGGTGGCTCTCGAAGCGCCCGAGGCGCGTTTTTCTTCGGGACGGTCTTTCCCCGCGCGAACAACCGTGCTATTCTGA
- a CDS encoding transcriptional regulator, translating to MWKFVIFAVAAFILWKMFAGDMKRRKEEAKKQEEQLIAKGEMVRDPACGSYVSVENSVRLNDGDRTLHFCSYECRDNYVKQLESSAKKGSDT from the coding sequence ATGTGGAAATTCGTCATCTTCGCCGTCGCGGCTTTCATCCTCTGGAAGATGTTCGCGGGCGACATGAAGCGCCGCAAGGAAGAGGCCAAGAAGCAGGAGGAGCAACTCATCGCCAAGGGCGAGATGGTGCGCGACCCGGCGTGCGGCTCCTACGTGTCGGTGGAGAACTCCGTGCGGCTGAACGACGGCGACCGGACGCTCCATTTCTGCAGCTACGAATGCCGGGACAACTACGTGAAGCAACTTGAATCCTCCGCGAAAAAGGGGAGCGACACATGA
- the fsa gene encoding fructose-6-phosphate aldolase, with translation MKFFLDSASLDEIRAAKDMGLLDGVTTNPTLMSKEKSDWHKVAEAICREVDGPVSLEVVGTTAEQMLAEAKELVKYGPNVVVKIPMLLEGLKAVRALREQDIDVNVTLVFQPLQALMAAKAGATFVSPFVGRVDAIGGDGMAMVEEILAIFRNYDLRTQVLVASVRNPLHVVRAAIMGADVVTVPFAVLKDFVKHPLTDSGLESFLKDWEKVPKS, from the coding sequence ATGAAATTCTTCCTGGACAGCGCGAGCCTGGACGAAATCCGGGCCGCCAAGGACATGGGCCTCCTGGACGGCGTGACCACCAACCCCACCCTGATGTCCAAGGAGAAATCCGACTGGCACAAGGTGGCCGAAGCCATCTGCCGCGAGGTGGACGGTCCGGTGAGCCTGGAGGTGGTGGGCACCACGGCCGAGCAGATGCTGGCCGAGGCCAAGGAGCTGGTGAAGTACGGCCCCAACGTGGTGGTGAAGATCCCCATGCTGCTGGAGGGCCTCAAGGCCGTGCGCGCCCTGCGCGAGCAGGATATCGACGTGAACGTCACCCTGGTGTTCCAGCCCCTTCAGGCGCTCATGGCGGCCAAGGCCGGGGCCACCTTCGTGAGCCCCTTCGTGGGCCGCGTCGACGCCATCGGCGGCGACGGCATGGCCATGGTGGAAGAAATCCTGGCCATCTTCCGCAACTACGACCTGCGCACCCAGGTGCTGGTGGCCAGCGTGCGAAACCCCCTGCACGTGGTGCGCGCGGCCATCATGGGTGCGGACGTGGTCACGGTGCCTTTCGCGGTGCTCAAGGACTTCGTGAAACATCCGCTCACGGACAGCGGCCTGGAGTCTTTCCTGAAGGACTGGGAGAAGGTTCCGAAATCCTAA
- a CDS encoding carbonic anhydrase, giving the protein MKDIARFLTGFKNFQRTYFCEDSDFFKSLKSSQNPNVLVVACSDSRVDPAILTGCAPGDMFVVRNVANLIPPYEKTPGLHGVSAAVEYSVKVLGVEHVIVLGHSCCGGIQALMTPEREGLGEFIAPWVSIAEPALAEVARELGDKPDHVRMKACEQAAVLVSLENLLTFPFVWERVMTGKLYLHGWYFDMEKGELLSYLPETGSFEPLVARCVRP; this is encoded by the coding sequence ATGAAGGACATCGCCCGCTTCCTCACCGGGTTCAAGAATTTCCAGCGGACCTACTTCTGCGAGGACAGCGACTTCTTCAAAAGCCTCAAGTCCTCGCAGAACCCAAACGTGCTCGTGGTGGCCTGCTCGGATTCGCGCGTGGACCCTGCCATCCTCACCGGTTGCGCGCCGGGCGACATGTTCGTGGTGCGCAACGTGGCCAACCTGATCCCCCCCTACGAGAAGACCCCGGGCCTGCACGGCGTGAGCGCCGCCGTGGAATATTCGGTGAAGGTCCTGGGTGTGGAACACGTGATCGTGCTGGGCCATTCCTGCTGCGGCGGCATCCAGGCCCTGATGACTCCGGAACGCGAAGGCCTCGGAGAGTTCATCGCGCCGTGGGTTTCCATCGCCGAACCGGCCCTGGCCGAGGTGGCCAGGGAACTTGGCGACAAACCGGACCACGTGCGCATGAAGGCCTGCGAACAGGCTGCCGTGCTCGTGTCACTGGAAAACCTGCTCACGTTCCCCTTTGTCTGGGAACGGGTGATGACCGGCAAGCTCTACCTGCACGGCTGGTATTTCGACATGGAGAAAGGAGAACTGCTGAGCTACCTTCCAGAGACTGGCTCCTTCGAGCCCCTGGTGGCCCGCTGCGTGCGCCCCTGA